ATGATAATAGATAAAAGCTCCGCATCGCTTAAGCCTTCCGGACCTTCCTTTAAACACTTTTCATAGGGCCGTTCATCCGCAGGAATGTCTTTCATCGTTATTCGTTTCATATGCCTCCTGACCGTTACTCTCCAGGCACGTTAAAAAGGACATATGTATGGCAGAGCGGATATTGGCAATCACTTCGCTCCTTGATCACAGCGTGCCCCGCTTCATCGGGCATGAATGCATGCGTTCAAATTAACCGATATGTAATGAGGGCTGCTGCCACTCCTATAATGCCAGCCATGGTAATTTTAATGTTAATGCCAAAGGTAATTACCAGAATGCCTAGATTGACGATCAGCGGGGTATCAAATCCAAAGGATTGTCCCGCGTTCAGCCAGGACAGCCAGGAAATTCCCCGGGTCAGATCTCCGACAAAGCCTCCGAGAACTACGCCGGCCAGCATAAGAAGAAGCAGTACCCAGCAGTTTTTGTATTTCATCTGCTTTGCTACCCCTTTTGTTTTATGACAGGATTGTCCATACCTATCAAATCATTCTAACATAGTTTTGCAGTTGTGTATACCGTTTTTTATAATTTGCCTTCAAGGGAAAATGCAAGAACTTATTCTTTCATTGGCCCCTAAGCACGATTGATAAAAATTTATTTATTAAAAACGGATCAGACCGGCCTCCAAGAGCTTTTGTACCGACATTAAGA
This genomic stretch from Lacrimispora sphenoides harbors:
- a CDS encoding DUF4321 domain-containing protein, which gives rise to MKYKNCWVLLLLMLAGVVLGGFVGDLTRGISWLSWLNAGQSFGFDTPLIVNLGILVITFGINIKITMAGIIGVAAALITYRLI